GCGGTGCGGTACTACATCCTGAGCCGCCGCCCCGACGCCCGGGCGTTCGCCGACGCGGTGCGAGGCCACTGGACGATCGAGAATTCGCTGCACTGGCAGCTCGACGTGACCTTCGGCGAGGACGCCTGCCGCGTCCGCACGGGCCTGGCCGACGCCAACCTGAGCGTCGTCCGCCGCGCCGCGTTGGGCCTGCTCAAGAACGAGAAGTCCGAGAAGATCGGCGTGAAGAACAAACGCCTCGCCGCCGCATGCAATACACGCTATATGGAGAAAGTCCTCGCCGGATCATGACTTATGGTGCAATCGCCCTGGGCCCGGGGGTCGTCGCGAGGCCGGATATTAATCGGCCTCGGTGCCTTCATCTTGCTGGGCGGTGGGGGATACTATTTCGCCCCAACTGTGTTGAAGGCGCTCGTGACGACATCGACCGACGACGCTTACGTCAATGGCCACGTCACCTTCGTGGCGCCCCGAGTCCAGGGGCAGGTGGCCAAGGTGCTGGTGGACGACAATATGCGGGTCGCCAAGGGCGACCTGCTCGTCGAGCTCGATCGCGAGCCGTATCAAGTCCAGGTCGACATCAAGAAGGCGGCCGTGGTCAACGCCGAGGCCGATTTCAAGGCGGCCGAGGCCCAGGTCCGGGCCAACCTCGGCCGACTGCGAAGCCTGAGATGGCGGCTCCAGACGGCGATTGAGCAGGTCGACAACAATGTCGCCCTCCTGCGGGCTCGGGTCGCGACTCTGCGGAGCAAGGAGGCGACCCGCGATCGCGCGAGGGCCGACCTTAAACGCGCCGAGGCTCTCCTCGCCCGCTCGGCGATCGCTCGAGAGGAATTCGATCAGCGCCGCGAGGCCGAGCGAGTCGCGGAGGCCCTGGTCAATCAGGCCCTGGAAGAAATCTCTGAGACCAGGGTCTCCCTCGGCCTCCCCCCGCACACCGAGAGCGGAGACCTGTCCGAAGTCCCCGCCGACCTAAACCAGACCTTTTCGGGCGTCCGGCAGGCACTTGCGGAGCTGATACAAGGCGCCGCCCAGGTTGGGCTCCCCCTGTTCTCGTTGGTCAAGTCGCCCAAGCAGATCATGGAGGAATTCGTCGCCCGCGATAAGGAGGGGAACATCGATCGGATCTTTGAACGGATCGTCCCCGAGGCCCCTGAGATCCGCCAGGCCCTCGCCAAGCGAGTGCAGACCGAGCGCGACCTTGCCCAGGCCGAGCTCGATTTACGCTATTGCGAGGTCCGTTCGGAGATCGATGGCGTGGTCGCGCGGAGGAACGTCAACCCCGGCAATAACGTCGCGGTCGGCCAGGCCCTTATGACGGTCCGCTCGCTCGTGGAGATCTGGGTCGACGCCAACTTCAAGGAGACGCAGCTCGCCGACATGAGGATCGGCCAGCGGGCCGATCTCGAGGTCGACATGTACGGTAGTCGGAAAGTGTTCCGGGGACGGATCTCCGGCTTCACGATGGGGACCGGCCAGACCCTGGCACTCCTGCCCCCGCAGAACGCCACGGGCAACTTCGTCAAGATCGTCCAGCGCCTCCCCGTGAGGATCGAGCTGGAGGATTACGACCCCGAGAAGGAGACGCTCTACGTCGGGCTCTCGGTGACCCCCTACGTGTTCGTCAAGGAGGCTCCCCAGGGCCCGGGGGCCGGCAGGCGACTCCAGGAGCTGCAACGACCGAACCTCTCGGCCTCGAAGTGAAAGGGATCCGGATGGCGAGCCTCGCCCGACCGCCCGACCCCTCGCGCCCGACCGTCAATCCGTGGCTCATCGCCCTCGCGGTCACGGTGCCGACGTTCATGGAAGTCCTCGACACGACGATCGCCAACGTCGCGCTGCGATACATCGCCGGCGGCCTGTCCGCCTCGGAGACCGACAGCGAGTGGGTCATCACCAGCTACCTGGCCGCCAATGCCACGATCCTGCCGATCTCGGGCTGGAACTCGGCCCGGCTGGGTCGCCGCAATTACTTCCTGATCTCCATCGCCGTCTTCACAATCGCCTCCGGGCTCTGCGGCGCGGCGACGAGCCTGGAGCAGTTGATCCTGTTCCGGGTGATCCAGGGACTGGCCGGCGGCGGACTGCAGCCGTCCAGCCAGGGGATCTTGCTCGACAGCTTCCCGCCCGAGAAGCAGGGCCAGGCCCAGACGATGTTCGGAGTCGCGGCGTTGCTCGCGCCGGTCGTGGGCCCATTCCTGGGCGGATATCTCACCGTCAATTACAACTGGCGATGGATCTTCTACGTCAATCTGCCGGTGGGCACGCTCGGCT
The DNA window shown above is from Paludisphaera mucosa and carries:
- a CDS encoding efflux RND transporter periplasmic adaptor subunit; this encodes MTTSTDDAYVNGHVTFVAPRVQGQVAKVLVDDNMRVAKGDLLVELDREPYQVQVDIKKAAVVNAEADFKAAEAQVRANLGRLRSLRWRLQTAIEQVDNNVALLRARVATLRSKEATRDRARADLKRAEALLARSAIAREEFDQRREAERVAEALVNQALEEISETRVSLGLPPHTESGDLSEVPADLNQTFSGVRQALAELIQGAAQVGLPLFSLVKSPKQIMEEFVARDKEGNIDRIFERIVPEAPEIRQALAKRVQTERDLAQAELDLRYCEVRSEIDGVVARRNVNPGNNVAVGQALMTVRSLVEIWVDANFKETQLADMRIGQRADLEVDMYGSRKVFRGRISGFTMGTGQTLALLPPQNATGNFVKIVQRLPVRIELEDYDPEKETLYVGLSVTPYVFVKEAPQGPGAGRRLQELQRPNLSASK